From Anopheles funestus chromosome 3RL, idAnoFuneDA-416_04, whole genome shotgun sequence, a single genomic window includes:
- the LOC125770529 gene encoding uncharacterized protein LOC125770529, whose amino-acid sequence MGGILQKFFSGLSRSRLSGSCASKEIRETLECEMEESGVSKIPDTVVGLSAPATIPSEKKQRLVSRNIDVPKPPKADRRVNYDTKIRDSTLLYYMEHTAMKKKNKSRRRAYRSEGLGTLDWNRPTHVCEKQRNSDSPDLIFPMD is encoded by the exons ATGGGCGGAATATTACAAAAGTTTTTCAGTGGTTTAAGTCGGTCGCGCTTGTCTGGTTCGTGTGCTTCAAAAGAAATACGCGAGACGCTAGAATGCGAGATGGAAGAATCTGGAGTATCGAAGATTCCGGACACGGTAGTGGGGCTTTCAGCGCCAGCAACCATCCCaagtgaaaagaagcaaaggCTAGTTTCTAG AAACATAGACGTACCGAAACCACCGAAAGCAGACCGTCGTGTTAACTATGACACCAAAATACGTGACTCAACGTTGCTGTATTACATGGAACATACAG ctatgaagaagaaaaataaatctcgcAGACGTGCGTACCGATCAGAAGGCTTGGGGACATTGGATTGGAATAGACCAACACATGTATGcgaaaaacaacgaaataGTGACAGTCCAGATTTGATATTTCCAATGGATTAG
- the LOC125770441 gene encoding U3 small nucleolar RNA-associated protein 4 homolog, producing the protein MVSAASDAACQLHNVQFYNLLPRAIVCSSFGQETKKLALARDDGTIEIWNMANAPFLEKTIPGGEGISIEGLAWAGKRLFSVSLAGTLIEWDLGKVPYAKQSILVTGNAAWCIDVSKDERLLAVGTEGGYINVYRLDNDEITYERILDKQQGRIVCCSFDHSGDFLVTGSADAVRIWDVRNGHAVHKMAIGRASSKQETTVWAVLVLKDFIIVSADSRGKLVVYDGQLGTVLEQHVVSTADLLCLAHQEDYNQIFVGGVESTIRVYERMDKKGYKGDKILVRAYQRRGHTHDIKTMSIYGRNLFSGGLDGSLLVTSSPPFKLDTYFPLLPSPASVVATECRLMLLKYVDYLEVWTLAPPNKPSQGGDKVLQIRSKKDEHILCAAISPNGRWIFYSTEHTVRLFRFDYNSQEPTNSQLLRVRNTPEHLAVCYRVDFTHDSKGLLLYDRTGDAGTIQYFSCTADENEEWDHKQSIDAGRWLSETVHLSTVSNCNSYLVCADLSSSIVVFERTAKSAKWKRSISLPRYQVPPTAIAIQPGKTRLAVAFPDHKLFVYDFDELKFVFSTYIKPPASAYPVSAIVFDPRHESAMVLQNGSNIVSLRFGPDIENELQQQEAHNHQSKKQRPMSNGSSHADGEESLRMYKLRLVRDASRLVSIEWLGKNELVATEANALSMVEHLPAAFRMKKYGKT; encoded by the exons ATGGTTTCAGCCGCATCGGACGCAGCGTGCCAGCTGCACAATGTGCAGTTCTACAATTTATTGCCACGTGCAATTGTGTGCTCATCGTTCGGTCAGGAAACAAAGAAGCTGGCACTTGCAAG GGATGATGGCACGATCGAAATTTGGAACATGGCAAATGCCCCATTCCTGGAAAAGACCATCCCCGGTGGCGAAGGAATATCGATCGAGGGGCTCGCCTGGGCCGGTAAACGTCTGTTCTCCGTGAGTCTCGCCGGAACACTAATCGAGTGGGACCTTGGCAAGGTACCGTACGCAAAACAGTCGATCCTGGTGACGGGTAATGCGGCCTGGTGTATCGACGTGAGCAAAGACGAGCGCCTACTGGCCGTTGGTACCGAAGGTGGCTACATCAATGTGTACCGGTTGGACAACGATGAGATAACGTACGAGCGCATTCTAGACAAGCAGCAAGGTCGGATTGTTTGCTGCAGTTTCGACCACAGTGGAGATTTTCTGGTGACCGGTTCGGCTGATGCCGTGCGCATTTGGGACGTACGGAACGGGCATGCCGTGCATAAGATGGCGATTGGTCGCGCAAGCAGCAAGCAGGAGACAACCGTGTGGGCGGTGTTGGTGCTGAAAGATTTCATCATCGTGTCGGCCGATTCGCGTGGCAAGCTGGTCGTGTACGACGGGCAGTTGGGTACCGTGCTAGAACAGCACGTTGTGTCGACGGCTGATCTGCTTTGCCTGGCCCACCAGGAGGATTACAATCAGATCTTCGTGGGTGGCGTCGAATCCACTATCCGTGTTTACGAACGTATGGACAAAAAAGGCTACAAAGGGGATAAAATATTGGTGCGAGCATACCAACGGCGAGGCCACACACACGACATCAAAACGATGTCCATCTACGGACGGAATCTGTTTTCGGGTGGACTCGATGGATCGCTTCTTGTTACGTCTTCGCCTCCGTTCAAGTTAGATACCTACTTCCCGTTGCTCCCGTCCCCGGCTTCCGTGGTGGCAACCGAGTGTCGGTTGATGCTGTTGAAGTACGTCGACTATTTGGAGGTTTGGACGCTGGCACCGCCCAACAAGCCTTCGCAGGGCGGAGACAAAGTGTTGCAGATTCGTAGCAAAAAAGACGAACACATCCTGTGTGCGGCGATCTCTCCCAACGGACGGTGGATCTTTTACTCGACGGAGCACACGGTTCGACTGTTCCGGTTCGATTACAACAGCCAAGAACCAACCAACTCGCAGCTACTGCGCGTACGAAATACACCGGAACATTTAGCGGTTTGCTACCGAGTTGACTTTACGCACGACTCCAAGGGATTGTTGCTGTATGATCGTACCGGTGACGCTGGTACGATCCAATACTTTAGCTGTACTGCGGATGAAAATGAGGAATGGGACCACAAACAGTCGATAGACGCTGGACGATGGCTGTCGGAAACGGTGCATCTGTCGACCGTTTCGAACTGTAACTCGTATCTGGTCTGTGCGGATTTAAGCAGCTCGATCGTTGTGTTCGAACGGACGGCGAAAAGCGCCAAGTGGAAACGTTCGATTTCGCTGCCCCGGTACCAGGTACCACCGACGGCCATCGCCATCCAGCCGGGTAAGACACGACTCGCCGTAGCGTTTCCCGACCACAAACTGTTCGTGTACGATTTCGACGAGCTAAAGTTTGTGTTTTCGACCTACATTAAACCTCCCGCCAGCGCCTATCCGGTCAGTGCGATTGTATTCGATCCACGGCACGAATCGGCGATGGTGCTGCAGAATGGTTCGAATATTGTGTCGCTCCGATTTGGTCCCGATATAGAGAACGAACTACAGCAACAGGAAGCGCACAATCATCAGTCCAAGAAACAGCGCCCAATGTCAAACGGTTCATCCCATGCAGATGGTGAGGAAAGTTTAAGGATGTACAAACTGCGGCTAGTGCGTGACGCATCCCGGCTGGTGTCGATTGAGTGGCTCGGCAAGAATGAACTAGTGGCAACCGAAGCGAATGCACTGTCGATGGTTGAACACTTACCGGCAGCGTTCCGGATGAAAAAATACGGAAAGACGTAA